The genomic segment CCGATCAATGCGAGACGGCGCGGAACAACGTTGCCTTTGGGCGGGCGGGTGGCTTCCTGATGGGGGCGCTCTTTTCGGCTATGGTCGGCTTCATCGGCATGAACATGGCTGTACAGGGCAATGTCCGCGTGGCGGCGGCGGCGGTGGATACCAAGCGCGGCTACAAGGATGCGCTGCGCATCGCCTACCGTTCCGGCACAATCACGGGAATGCTCACCGATGGCTTGGGCTTGTTTGGGGGGACGGTTATTTTCCTCCTGTTTGGCTTGGCATCGCCCGATGCGCTCCTCGGCTTCGGCTTCGGGGGGACACTCCTCGCGCTCTTTATGCGCGTGGGCGGTGGCATTTATACAAAGGCGGCAGACGTTGGCGCTGACCTCGTAGGGAAGGTTGAGGCGGGCTTGCCCGAAGACGATCCCCGCAATGCAGCGGTGATCGCTGACCTCGTGGGCGACAATGTGGGCGACTGCGCAGGTATGGCGGCGGACATCTTCGAGAGCTACGAAGTGACCATCGTCTCGGCGTTGATCCTCGGTTTGGCGCTCTCCTTTGCCACCGGCTCGGTGATCTGGATCATTTTCCCGCTCGTCGTGCGCGGTATCGGCGTGTTGGCGTCGATCATCGGGACGTACTTCGTCCGCAGTTCCAACGAGGAAAAGAACGCCCTCGGCGCGATTTTCCGCGGCTTCTACATCTCGGCGGCAATCAGCATTGTCATGTTCATCATCCTCACCGTCCTCTATATGAAGGGGGCGAACGGCAGCATCATCTGGCAGCCGTTGGCGGCGACGATCATCGGCATTGGCTTGGCAATTGTCATTGAGCGCGTCACGGGGTACTTCACCGATACTGAACACAAGCCGGTGAAGGAAATCGCCCGCAACGCCCAAACGGGACCGGCAACGGTCATCCTCTCTGGGCTTTCCTCTGGCATGGAATCGAGTGTGTGGTCGGTGATTGTCATCGCTGGCAGCATCCTTGGTTCGCTGCTTGTCTTCACCGTTGCGCCGCTGCCCGGCGTCGATGCGTTTTCGGCAATCCTCTACGGTGTTGCCATGACAGGCATTGGCATGTTGACCCTGACGGGGAACAACGTCTCGATGGACGCTTTCGGTCCGATCTCCGACAACGCGCAAGGCGTAGCGGAATTGGCGGGCGAGGCGGACGGCGAGGGCGGCAAGACGCTCGGACAGTTGGACGCGGTGGGCAACACCACGAAGGCGATCACGAAGGGTGTCGCCATCGGCTCGGCGGTCATCGCCGCCGTGTCGCTCTTTGGGGCATTCCTCACCGATACGCGCATTGCCCAATTGGGGGCGGGC from the Anaerolineales bacterium genome contains:
- a CDS encoding sodium-translocating pyrophosphatase, with product MAPQLLKISDLERTLIYGVLGIAIAGILYAIFLALQILREPKGSAKMQEVWNDIRLGANAYLRSQLRIIAILILVLMVVLFFSVYIVKPSPYSVQQFCPDLAKTAEEDYLTANPSEAQILADAAKPDATLETQNRAAAVRGQLEAAISRVADQCETARNNVAFGRAGGFLMGALFSAMVGFIGMNMAVQGNVRVAAAAVDTKRGYKDALRIAYRSGTITGMLTDGLGLFGGTVIFLLFGLASPDALLGFGFGGTLLALFMRVGGGIYTKAADVGADLVGKVEAGLPEDDPRNAAVIADLVGDNVGDCAGMAADIFESYEVTIVSALILGLALSFATGSVIWIIFPLVVRGIGVLASIIGTYFVRSSNEEKNALGAIFRGFYISAAISIVMFIILTVLYMKGANGSIIWQPLAATIIGIGLAIVIERVTGYFTDTEHKPVKEIARNAQTGPATVILSGLSSGMESSVWSVIVIAGSILGSLLVFTVAPLPGVDAFSAILYGVAMTGIGMLTLTGNNVSMDAFGPISDNAQGVAELAGEADGEGGKTLGQLDAVGNTTKAITKGVAIGSAVIAAVSLFGAFLTDTRIAQLGAGVTPEKTLFATGINIADPLVFIGMLIGGGLIFLFSSLLIASVNRAAFTMINVVRRQLKLPGIMEGTVKPDYAECVSVSTQAAQRELVPLGIMAIAIPVIVGFILGAPALGGFLAGIILAGQLMAVFMSNAGGAWDNAKKFVEEGHYGGKRSEAHKATVVGDTVGDPFKDTAGPALNPMIKVVNLVSLLAAPIIVTYFAGVKSGEISTTQIAVFVIMALLFAVVTWAVLRSKRGVEGAEAVAPVEGGAA